A window of Acinonyx jubatus isolate Ajub_Pintada_27869175 chromosome B2, VMU_Ajub_asm_v1.0, whole genome shotgun sequence genomic DNA:
TCAAAATCCTCCTACATAACTTGATCAGACTTGATGGGAATACCTGCCAGATCTCCCAGGAAGGCTGCTTGGAGGTGGGAGATGGGGTGCAGAAAGGCCAGTTGCCAGCTGGCAACTCACTGAGTTCCTCCTCTCCTACTCCTCCAACCCCAATTTCTCTTCACAAGTGCACAGAGACAAATCTATATTCCCATGGCAAAGAAGTGATAAAGATGGATAGGAGGGTGTATGGGAGTGGGGCAGCAATTTTATGTTCTGGCTGGAAGGACACGTAGAGTTCATTTAATCCAATTCCTCTTTattaggtgaggaaactgaggcatggatgGAGGAGGTGCCACTGGCTGGGAAGTCAGAGCCAGGGCCAAGAACCCCGCTCTACAGACATGTAGTTTACTCCTGACTACTTCTCCCAggctcccacccctcccactTTTCCCACAGACTACAACCAGCAAACAGGCTCCTCTATTTGAGGTAAGTGTTGGACTGGGGAAAAGAAGACATCAGTTTGCACACCTGGGGAGAGATTGGAGGATCACTGTGAGAAGGGCAGGTGGTGGTTTACAGCCAGGAGTGGAATATGTATACATTGAGATTAGGGAGATAATCTCTCAGAGTGGGCAAAGCCTGAACCCTTCTCTCCCCAGGCCTCCTTGCTTTCTTCTGCCTACAGATTGACAGAACCCTGATATCAAAATAAGTGGTTTGCCATGCTGGTGTAGAGCAAGTCTCCATTGGTCTCCATCTGAGCCTTTCAGCTGTTTTTCCCAAACAGCACCCCCATGCCCCAGCAAGGGGATGGTTAGGCTGACACCTCTTTGCAGCTACACAGCCAGCCACGCCTGAGGAGTGCTGGACCTCAACTGCCCTTCCTGAGTCTCCAGGTGGTGCCCTGAAACCAgatacttgtctttttctctgtgcagacattttctcttcttgacATTGCACTATAATAAAGGTGTATGTGGAGAGTTTGTGAGCCTAGTCCTGAACTGATTTTTGGGACTTGAAGTATTTTAGTGACTCTCTAATATCCAGGAAAGTCAAGCCTGGTCTGATGACTCAACCTCGCTTCCTGTCTCCTCTAGGTCAACAACCCTGGGCTGCCCTACAGACGCTGGCTGGCAGAAGGGCAGCCCCCTACCCTTCAGGATGAACAGGagggtggagaaggggagggcaACATGTCTCAGCCTGGGTCAGCCCTGAGAACCCCAGGAGGGGCTGGCTAGGACTCCAGACAAACTTAACTTGCCATTAAGGTTCTGACTCAGACTCCAGGCAAGCACAGGGCTGACCTGCAGCAGAGGTACCACACAGGCCAACAGGGATCCCAGCACCCGCTCCTCTTCTGGTTCTCTCTCTGGAATGAGTCTCTTGCCCAGGCCAGAGACACCACCTAGAGCAGCTACAATTtgtaatctaaaaaacaagaGGGTGGTGTTGAGTGGGAAAATTGGGAAGTGTTTGAGGAGTCGCTGCGAAGATGGGCAGCAGGGACTCTCTGAACTCGCATGGGGAGGGAGGTTTCTAGAGAGTGGTGAGCTGAGAAGCACTGGTGTTGGGGATTTCAGCCAAGTCTCaggactgcccctccccctcctcaaggAGGCTGTCTTCTTGGCAGACAGCAGATAGATGCATGACAAAGGTGCTGTGATGGCtctgtcctgggggtgggggagatggctGGGGAGGGGCCCCCTTCTGTTCTAAAGCACGTCTCTCCACCCCCATCAGGCCTCTTAATCTATCTGCCTTTTGGGTAGTTAGTGGCTTAGAGGTGAATACAGTTCCGGCTCCACTGCCCTGCTGCCCTGTAGACCTGCTAACAGACCTATGGGAAGTGTTGAAATGCATGCACACAGTTAGTTGTACAAAATGTACATATAGATGGGCACATGAACAGGGTTGTGTTATATAgactcagtggggaaaaaaagaaaacaggcacaaAAAACTCACTGATACCAAGGTAAAGACAGCTGGCTACAGGTAGAAGGGCCCCCACTAGGACACCCAGCCCCTCAGAAGGCAGACACTGAGCCACTGACCCCAGCAAACAACCACAGACAGGGGCGAGCTGAAGAGATGCCTTAAAGTTGGCAGGGGTCAGTGTCAGTGTCCCTAGGCTCAGGATTCCGACCTTACAAGCTGCGGATAACTCTGATCCAGTCCCCCAATTTACCCGAGTGCCTCCACTTAGGGCAAGTTTGAGGATCCTTGAGGGTTATTCTTTTGCAAACAGAATCAAGCACTAGGCCAGCAGTGTGAGCCCTGAGGACAGTCAGGGAAGTCCAGAAAAATAGACCCTGGGGGGAGAGCTTAGGGCTGGCTTCCTGTACCCCCTCCCCAAATCGCTTTCCACCTCTTCAGCATCTTTCCACCAGCCCCACTAAACAAAGCGGATCCCTTGGCCtgggggtctgggggaggggtagaTGACAAGGCTGGACGCCTGAGTCCTCCAGAGGAAGGGGAGCAGGATACCTAGGTCCCAGCGGGGGGTCCTGTCTGAGGCTCAGGCTTTGAGGGGATTGCAGGGGGATGGTGTTGCTGGAGTTCTTTTTAGCTGCTCTGAGGGGGATTCTGTGTGGGGGAttggggctgggggttggggagcaGGAAGCTGTCCCCAGGGGAGCCATCCAGGCCCATTCAAGGGTTGAGCACTTGTTTAGGGTTAGAGCTGCCCCCTCTGGGGACTGGGATTGTCCAGCCAAGGCCATtgtcctgcccccttcccccagtccCTTCCAAGCTTCTTTGAACCTGAAGTCggatatttttttctccccagctctctcctttGGCTTTCCCCACCCAAGGCCTGGGGctggaggcctgggctggggagggggaggaggaagaacagcCAACAATGGGGCCAGATATTCGGGTCTCTGATGGGGGGGGGTGCCaaggaggctgatgtggggcccCACAGTGGGGGGCCTCTGGGGTGTATGTGTCTGATCCCTCCGTCTGGACAAAGGTTAGAGAACGTGGGCCCAGTCAGTCCAGAGTCCGGCCCTTAGAAAGGGAAGTAGGGGGTCAATCCCTGGGTCTAGTAGGTAAGGGGGCTCTGGAAGGGAGGCCTTGTCTGTCAGTCTGCCGTTGGAGATGGGGTGAAATTCAGCAGGCTTGGCAGATAGGTACAGGGCATCTGTGGCTTTGGAGTGACTGAACCTGGCCAGTAATCCGGATGGGGATGTCAATTCCCCCTGGGGGAATTGGGCAAGAGGGAGGACTGCAGGGGGTGGCTATTAAGGAATGGAGGGGTAGTTACGGCAGTCCTAGGCACATACACACTCAAAAATGTTTGAGGAGCTGAGAGGATGGCTGTGCACCAGGGAGGAGATGGCGTCAGTGTCTCTGAAGAGGGGTCAAGCACCTGGGCTCCTGAAGAACCGAGAGGAAGTATCCAAGTCACCCAGACAGTTCTGAGGTGTGCAGAGCCCCAGAGGGGGCAGGCAGCCTGTTGCGGGTTGGAAGTGAAGGTCCGAATGAGGGGCCTGCATCAAGGGTCTGGGGCCTTGAGAGGCGCCTAGCTGGAGCTCCCTGGCTTTCCTACCCCCGCCACAGACCACCGCCACCATCAGGCAAACACCCTTCGCCTCagtttctcccacccccaccgccctCACCTCCACCCATCCAGGGGGCGGGGCCAGAGGTCAAGGCTAGTGGGTGGgattggggagggagagaggtgttGAGCAGTGCCTCGGAGAGCCCTCATTTTTCCAGGCCCCCGGCTTGGGGCGCCTCCGTTCCCCATGGCGGGACACCTGGCTTCCGACTTGGCCTTCTCGCCCCCGCCAGGCGGTGGAGGCGATGCGCCGGGAGGGCCGGAGCCCGGCTGGGTTGACCCTCGGACCTGGCTGAGCTTCCAAGGCCCTCCCGGCGGGTCAGGAATCGGGCCCGGGGTTGGGCCGGGCGCTGAGGTGTGGGGGATTCCCCCGTGCCCCCCGCCGTATGAGTTCTGCGGGGGGATGACGTACTGTGGGCCTCAGGTTGGAGTGGGGCTGGTGCCCCAAGGCGGCCTGGAGACCTCTCAGCCAGAGGGCGAaaggggagccggggtggagaGCAACTCCGAGGGGGCCTCCCCTGAGCCCTGCGCTGCCCCACCTGGGGCTGTGAAGCCGGACAAGGAGAAGCTGGAGCAAAACACCGAGGAGGCGAGTGAGCTGAAACAGGGCCAGAGGGGGTGGCTGGGCTGGCAGGGGGCGGCCAAGGAGGGGGTGGTGGCTGCCTAGGCCTGGAACCCAAGAGGGCAGCAGGCAGAGGCAATGCCCCAGGCAAAGAGGGCTGTGTGGCCTGAGAGCAAGGGCACGGTGGGAACCAGAAGCCAGAATtcagagagaaggggcaggtgaGGGCAGGGCAGCCCCAGGGAGTCGGAAGCTGCCCCAGGCTGGCCTTGCTTCCCGCTTCCCGCCCGGCCCTTGTCAAAGTAGCACCTTTCCACATCCTAGGCCTGGCCTGACCAGGGTCCGATCACTCATTTATTACCAGCCCAGCACTAGGCCCAGCTTGGGGTTTGAGTCCCTTCTCCCACCCTTAGCCCTTCTTGAAAATTTGATCCTTACGAGACTCAGGATCTTGGCCTTAGGGTTAAGTGTGGCCTGAGGGCAAAAACAGTGCTTATCCAGGGTTATTGTTCCTGAAAGTCTAGGGTGTGACTGATTTCTGATAGAAGCTCCTGtttgtgctgtgtgtgtggaCGTGTGGGGTTGGGTTTACCTCCCGTCAAGTTTAGGGCTTGTCTTCCCTTGACCTCTGCCTCGGGGCCAGTGAGTCACCATTATGCAAAGTGCACACCCTGGCACCCCCTTGATGGAAGAGGTCCTCCAGGCCATCGCCCAAATGTAGGGTCTGCTGAGGGATTGAAAGACTTCTGGGTCCAGCCCTGCTAAGGACTAGTAAGGATGTATCTTCCAGTCCTCCCAAGAGACAAGTGTAAGCAATTAGAGATCAAGTACTAAGCCTTTAGACCTCACCAAAGGAGGTGTGAGCGGGTCAGCCGACCGAGTGGCCCTAGACTTTGTAGGAGGTGACTGCTGAGCCTTGAATAATAATGGCTGCCAATTGTGGTCCATTTCCTaagtgcctggctctgtgctcagtttCTACATCATTATCTCATTAAACCACCACAAAATCTCCCAGGGAGGTATTATTAGCCTATTTCACGGGTCTTAACTACTAAATGATGAAGCTAAGGTCTGAACTGGGGTTACTTTATTTCAATCCTCAAAGTAGGATTTGGAAAAGCCATTATGGGAAGCTGAGAACATTTATAGGTCTGAAGCAGGGACTGAGCAGAAGTTGGGAATGGAAGTTAGCCTATTTGAATATGATGTGATCAGCCTTGGAATGCTTCCCTCAAAGTTTCTAGGACTGCACAAAGGTTTAGCTGCTCTTCTGGCCCTCTTGGCCACTTGCCTTCATTGGAGTGCCCCAGGGCTCAGTCCATCACCCTCTGCTCTATCTacctttccttcctctcatccACTCTCAAGCTCAAATGCCTGTGGAGAGGACTACCACATTTTATGTCTCCTGCTGGGATGGCTCCATGAAATGCTTCACCCCATCCATCACCCAGTAGCTCAAGGCCCCAACCGGTCATCCTCATTCCTTTCACATTCTACATCCCATCTTTTCGAAGCACAGCTATCTTCACCTTGGAAATAACACCCTGAAGCAATCACTATCCCCTGGTCCCAGCCACCACCATCTATGTGGGGGTTACTGCAGTTGTTACAAGTCATACCCTCATTTCCTCCTTAGTATGTTGTCAACATGTCAACTGAAGTGAGCATcttatctgttttatttcctttaagttttatttatatattttgagagagagactatgaccacaggggtggggcaggggtggtggttcagagagaatcccaagcaggctccgtgctgtcagcgaaGATCTCATGAATCCTGGGATCACAaactgagtcaaaaccaagagtcagatgcttaattgactgagccacccgggtgcctctggagtaaaaatttttttgtttatttttttaaatatttctttgagagaaagagagagtgtgcgtgcatgaccaggggaggagcagggagaaaggaagagagaatcccaagcaggctccacactgtccatgcagagcccgatgaggtgCTCagtccaccaactgtgagatcatgacctgagccaaactaaAGAATCTGACGCtaaacagattgagccacccaggcactcctgaagtgaacattttattttttttttcattttttttaatgtttatttatttttgagacagagacagagcatgaatgggggagggtcagagagagagggagacacagaatctgaagcaggctccaggctctgagctgtgagtacagagcccaacgcggggctcgaactcacggaccgtgagatcatgacctgagccgaagtcagacgctcaaccgactgagccacccaggcgcccctgaagtgaacattttaaaatcagatatttTACTCTACAAATCCATTCAGCAGCTCTCCGTTTCACTCGCTGACTGCAGCATCCACAAGATCTGCCTTGCTCATCCCTTTCACTTTGTGaactcctcccctcttctctttcttgcaTCTTtcaccctgctccagccacacaggcctTGCCACTGCAGGGCCTTTCCACTGGGATCTTTCCCTTTGCTCAAGCATcagtttctcttatttaaaattgtCACCATCCTCATAGTCTCCCACCCTGCTGTACTCTAATCCTTCACCCTGCTGCATTTTTTCCATGGTGCTTCTACCATAGTAACATGCTGGATACTTATTTGTGTATCCATGTTACAATGGAAGCCCCCTGAGGCTTTTTGTCTAGTTTGGGTAGCCTTTGGTTAATAGAAAGTGTGCAGTAAATCTATTGAATTAATCAATGAGAATCCCTGTATGTCACAAAAAGATACagtaaaaataaggaataatcagatttttaaaaatgagcaccAAGTCTACCCATCACTTAATTCATACCTTTTTTGACACCTTttctgtagtgtgtgtgtgtaggtgcatGGCATGTCATACtctgggaggaggctgggggagagcATATTGAGAATTAGAGACATGTGCCCTTTACTTTTCCAGTCTCAACTGCCTCAAACTGGCATAATAATTGGGTCAAAAAGCTTTTGTGGGAATGAAATGAGCTAAGAGGCAGCAGCTCCCTTCATATAACCTGACAGGTATTCATTCTCATGGAGGCCAGGGCCTGCCTTTCCATCTATGCAGGAATGGTGCTCTGCATCTACCCGATGTGTTACCTTCTGGGGTGAATGATGTTCGTAGATAGGCTACTTCTAGATATTTGGTGGGCAGTCTGGATGCAGATACTCCCACAGACCATTCCTTGGGGCTATAGCCAGGTTCTTGGGGCCCAGGTGGGAAGGGGGATCGACAACTGGTGTGTTTATGTTCTTACATGTCCTCTTCCTTTATGAATGCAGTCCCAGGACATCAAAGCTCTGCAGAAAGACCTGGAACAATTTGCCAAACTCCTGAAGCAGAAGAGGATCACCCTGGGATATACtcaggccgatgtggggctcacccTGGGGGTTCTCTTTGGTGGGTCTCCCTCAGCCTGTCCTGACACAGAACACAGGGACCACATCTCCCCTGGAAGAACATGCCTGAACTTGGGGCTTTTCTTCCTACCAGGGAAGCAAAGGAAGGGTATTTCAGGAGCGGACTCTATCCCCACACATGAAGAGggtagagaggaagggggaaaaagtaccTGGACCTTGAATTTCCTCTGGGAAGAAGTGTGACCCTGGTGTGGGATCTCGGGAAGGCAGGAAAAGGTGGGGAGGCCCTGGGTCTTGGGGTCACACAGGTACTGCCTTCTGCCTCACCTTGCTTCTCTTTCCACTGGCTTCCCCAGGGAAGGTGTTCAGCCAAACAACCATCTGCCGTTTTGAGGCTTTGCAGCTCAGTTTCAAGAACATGTGTAAGCTGCGACCCCTGCTGCAGAAGTGGGTGGAGGAAGCTGACAACAACGAAAATCTGCAggaggtgaggggggcagggatgCTCAGGGGTCTGCTGAGCCTTATCCTGGTTTTCAATGCTTCCATCCATGGCTTCCAGCTCTCCTTCCTGGGGCAATGGTCCTCAGTGGGATGGAGTGGAATTCCTCAGTTCTGGAAGGAGGTCCAGAGTCATCCGTCTAAACCCACCCTTCCAGGATTCTCTCCATACCATCTGCTACAGGTGACCCGTCCAGGCACTGCCCCCTTAGCAATTTGCTCTTGAGTCACTGACTTCCTCGTGCTCTGCAGGCTCAAAGTCTGCCATTCCATCTTCCTCCTTTGTcactctctctccacctcacCAGATATGCAAAGCAGAGACACTTGTGCAGGCCCGAAAGAGAAAGCGAACAAGTATCGAGAACCGAGTGAGAGGCAACCTGGAGAACATGTTCCTGCAGTGCCCGAAACCCACCCTGCAGCAGATCAGCCACATTGCCCAGCAGCTTGGGCTGGAGAAGGATGTGAGTGCCCAGTCCTTATGTGCTCCATCTCCTCCCCAGTCACCACCTCCCTTTCCCTGGCTCTGGTTCTTGTCTTCAAACCACTCTAGATCTGTTGGCTTTGCGCCAAATGACTAAGCAAAGCTAGCCCCACCTCCTGGAGTTCATGATTGATTGTCACTCTACCTTGTATCTTTCATCCCAGGTGGTCCGAGTGTGGTTCTGCAATCGTCGCCAGAAGGGCAAACGATCAAGCAGTGACTATTCGCAACGAGAGGATTTTGAGGCTGCTGGGTCCCCTTTCTCAGGGGCACCAGTATCCTTTCCTCTGGCACCAGGGCCCCATTTTGGTACCCCAGGCTATGGAAGCCCTCACTTCACTACACTGTACTCCTCAGTCCCTTTCCCTGAGGGTGAAgcctttccctctgtgtctgttaCCACTCTGGGCTCTCCCATGCATTCAAACTGAGGTGCCAACCTTTCCCAGGAATGGGgtccagaggaagggggagagctAGGGAAAGAGAACCTGGGGTTTGTACCAGGGCTTTGGGATTAAGTTCTTCATTTCACTAAGAAAGGATTTGGGAACACAaagggtgtgggggcagggagtttGGGGGGGGTACTGGTTGGAGGGAAGGTGAAGTTCAAGGATGCTCTTGTTTTTAATCCCCACATCACTCATCACTTTCTTAAATAAAGAAGCCTGGGACACAGTAGGTGGATACTTTTGTCTTTGGTTTGTCCTCCTTTGATTAGAAGAGGAGCTGGGGATACCCAATAGTTAGGTATTAGCTCTCCGACCCCAATGACCCTGAAACCAAGGTTCCATTTAAACTGCTCAGTCACACAATATCCGTGGGAAAGCCAGTACTGGAATCCATTTATTTGTAGAAAGTCCCTATAGGTATGAACTAGTTCTTCAGAGCCTGTGACTTGGAGTCCTGGGGAAATTTGAGTGGAATACCTTATTTTTATAGCCCATTCCCTATTAggagctgacttttttttttttttttttcgcttttTTG
This region includes:
- the POU5F1 gene encoding POU domain, class 5, transcription factor 1: MAGHLASDLAFSPPPGGGGDAPGGPEPGWVDPRTWLSFQGPPGGSGIGPGVGPGAEVWGIPPCPPPYEFCGGMTYCGPQVGVGLVPQGGLETSQPEGERGAGVESNSEGASPEPCAAPPGAVKPDKEKLEQNTEESQDIKALQKDLEQFAKLLKQKRITLGYTQADVGLTLGVLFGKVFSQTTICRFEALQLSFKNMCKLRPLLQKWVEEADNNENLQEICKAETLVQARKRKRTSIENRVRGNLENMFLQCPKPTLQQISHIAQQLGLEKDVVRVWFCNRRQKGKRSSSDYSQREDFEAAGSPFSGAPVSFPLAPGPHFGTPGYGSPHFTTLYSSVPFPEGEAFPSVSVTTLGSPMHSN